The Planctomycetota bacterium nucleotide sequence GATCGCGATCGGCGGGACAGTGGGCATCTGCGCCATCGCGGCCGGGCCGGTCTGCCGGGCCAGCATGAATCCCGCCCGCAGCATCGGCCCCGCCATCGCCGCGCTCGACTTCACCCACCTGTGGATTTACGTGACCGCCCCGTTCATCGGGGCCGCCCTCGCGGTCGGTGCGTGGAACTACATCTACCGACACCCGCGCGGCGCCTGAAAGCCTTCGGCCGGAATCGAACCGGCAACCTACGGTTTACAAAACCGTTGCTCTGCCAATTGAGCTACGAAGGCGTTGGGAGACTCGCTAGAGAATCTCCATGATCTCGAACTCCATCGTCCCGGCCGGGGCGTCGACTTTGACTTTATCGCCGACCTTCTGCTTGAGCAGGGCTTCGGCCATCGGACTGCTGGAACTGACAACGAGTACCTCGTCGTCCTCATCTGGGCCGTCCATCTCGCCGACGATCCGGACGAGCGTTTCAGTCTCGTCGTCGAGGTCCATCAGGCGCACGGTGTGACCGAGGAACACCATGTCTTCCGGCACATCATCAGCGTTGACCACCGCGACGTTTTTGATCTTCTCCTCGAGCTCGAGCATCTCCTTCTCGACCTTGCGGTTCTCTTCCTTGGCGAAGTGGTACTCGGCATTCTCGGAGAGATCGCCCAGCGCGGCCGCGGCTCGGATGCGTTCCTGCACCTCGATCTTGGCGACCCGCATGGCCTCGAGCTTTTGCTCCAACTTCTGCTTTTCTTCAGTGCTGACGTACTGCATGACGCTACCTCCCGGTCGGACGCGGCTGCACAGTTGTGACCTAATGAGTCCACTGCGCGGCGACTGACATGTGGGGCTGTTGGGGGCGGCATCATGCCGCCGTCTTCGGTGTGTCTTCCCGCGCAACACTTGCACCGGAAAACGAAAGCCACCGCGGAAATACGCGGTGGCGACAACTTAGCAGTATAGGACATTTCGGCCATCGGCCAACTGACAATCCGGGATCTTGTGACGCTTTGACCCACCCTGCCCGGCTCAATATCATCGCCGCCCATGGCCGCCGATTCCAAGCACTGCCGGTTGATTATCGTCACACCTGAGGCCGAGGTCTTCGACGCCGAAGTTCGTGGCGTGATCCTACCGGCCCATGACGGTCAGTACGGTGTCCTCGGCAACCACGCCCCATTCCTGATCGAAATCGGTGCAGGCTCGCTCGAAATCGAGGGTACCGACGGCAGCAAGCAGTCGTACTACGTCGAGGGCGGCGTTGCCCAGATGAAGGACAACAAACTCACCGTGCTCACCGACGATGCGATGACGCCGGACAAGATCGATCGCGACAAAACCAACGCCGATTTGGCATCCGCGATCGCCGTCGAAGCCACCAGCGACGAAGAACAGAAGCTCAAGGAAACCCGCATGAAACGGGCCCGGGCCAAGCTGGCACTGGTTGGCATTTGAGCGAGTCCCTTCAATAACTGATCCGCAACCCGACGCCGCCCCACAGCTGCGTCTCGGCACGAAGTCCGCCTTCGATGCCGTCGGTGTAAAACAACTCCGAGTCGAGAAAGACCCGGCCGCGTTGGCGGGAAACGTTGAGCAACTCGTTGAGTTCGATCTCGCTGACGAGGCCGACCCGATAGTGCTGCAGACCGCTGCCGTCGCCGCCGAACAGTTCGTCGTAACTGTCGATCACCGCGATGGCCGCCTCGAACCGCAGCACATCCGAATCGAGGCCGGGCAATCGTGTCGTCAGGCCGACCTCGCCGTAGACGCCATCGAAGCGGTCGTAGTCATAGGTCCCCAAAGCAAACACGGTCGTAAAGGCTGCCCCATCGCCGGAACGTAACAGGTCGACTTCGGCCGTGGCGAAGATCTCGTTGGTGTCGAGGTCGACGGTGGGATACAGGAATGTCGTGTGTCCGAGTGTCAGTCGCAAGCCGTCGTCCGGTGACAACGTCACGCCGACACTCGGCTGATACGTGCCGAACCCGTCGAACGGATCGGACTCCCCCGCCACCGCGAACAACTCGGCGAAGACCGACACGGGCTCGCCCGGCATCAGTTCGACGCGGGCCCTCATCGGGTAGACGCTCGAATCTTCCTGACCGGTGGGTTCGAGAAGTTCAATGCCACGAAAGACGTAATCGCTCGCCCAACCGGCAAACAGTTCGAACTCGATGTCGAGTGTCGGTGTTGATTGCTCCGGCACAGCGCGGGGCGCTCCGTAAATCGTGCGCGCCGGTGCGCCGGAAACAAGCTGGATCGAAAGCAACGCCGCGGTCAGCATGGACCGCAGCTTAGCTCATCGCGTCGGTAGTGGTTCACGCCTCAGTGATGACTGTCAGTCCGGCGTTCGCGTGAACTGCGGTCCACTCGGCGTACGAGTGAACTGTCGTCCGCTGGGCGTACGTGTGAACTGCGGCCCGCTCGGTGTTCGGGTGAACCGAGGCTCGCGGAACACGGTTGTGCCGACAACACCGCCACCCGCGAAACCCGAATCGAAGCCCGAGCCGAAGGTGAAGGACTGACCGCCGAGGAATCCGCCGCCATAACTGAACGGCCCGAAGCCGCGATTGCCGAACCCGAAGCCACGGTTGCCAAACCCGCGTCCAAAGCCGAAACCGAACGTCTCGCTCACGGGCCGGAAACGGTCCACGCGCCGTGAGAACCGGGCAAACGCGAGTGCGCGATCCGCTGCCCGTTCGGTGGCGTTGCGGAACCGGGACATCGCGAGAAACTCGATCCGCAACTGCTTCACCATGTTGGTCGCGTGAGCGATCTCCGGATCGTTGGCCAACGCGGTCTCGATCTCCCGACGCATGTCACGCAGGTTCTCACCGGCCTCAAGGAAAACCCGGCGGGCGGCGTCCACGTCTTCATTCGCATCGAGCGCGCCCCGTTGGTAAGCGGTGATCTGGCGTGAGTAAGCAAGCTTGGACTCGGCCAAATCGGCGACGTATTGCATGTCGGCGTTCGGACCACCGCGAGCGTCTTCAATCTGCAACTCGACCTGACGCTGCACGCGGACCAAGGCGGCATACTCAGTGTCATCCATCAACCGGTCGAGCACTTCCGCACGCGCTTGCTGATACTTACTCCATGCCTCCCGCTCGGACCGAACGGCGTCGGCAAAGGCTGGCATCGACTGCATCTGATCGCGTTTGCGATCGATCAACCGAATCTGGTCCGACTGCGCAGTACGAAAGGACCACTTGCTGATGCCGTAGAGGTATTCGACGCGCGGAACTTGCTCGACGAGCGTCAGGGGCAACCCGTCAGGGCCACGCTGGACGTACTCGATCGACGGCTCACTTTGCCAGAACGGCGAGCCGACGCCATTTTGTCCGGTCCCACCGCTGGCTCCGGGCTGGGATGTCTGCCCCAGGGCAAGAAGTGGCAGTGCCGCGGCCGTGGCGAGTGCAATAAGTTGGGTTCGCATCAGGATCGTTCCTTTCGCCGACGAACAGCAAGACAAATGCCGGCACCCCCTTGGACACTCGTATCGACCAAAGGTTCCCGGGGTCCGCGAACATTCGCCGGTCATTCCACGTCATGCCCGCTCACGACGTCCGAGAGCTTGGGATTTTCGTGGGAATCCAGCTCGCCACGCTTCAGGCGGCCGATGTAGTTGTGGTACGCCTTCATCGCCTGTGGAGCGAACACCCACATCAACGGGATGTTCACCACCAGCATCACGCCCAGACCGAGCGAGGTCCACATGTCCAGCTCGATATCGGTCGTGATCAGGTTCGGAATACACGTTACGGCGATGATGATGCAGTAGATCAGCTTGTACGGGTAAACGAAGTACGGCTGCATGCTGCGGCCGGCCGTGTCGGAGCCTGCGATCGCGTCGACCACCCAGATGACGCCCTGTTCGCCGTAGTAGCTCCAAGAGATCATCGTGCTGATGGCGAACAGCCAAATTGCGATGGATACCAGCCACTTGCCCAGGCCCGGCTGAACACGGTCGAACGCATGGGCCGTGAGCGAACTGCCCGCATAATCGCCGTAAATTCCGGTGTCGGGCACGCCGTCGACGACGACGAGCGTCGGCGGGATATCGCTGGAGATCTCGCCCCACTTCACGACCAGCTCCGGCACATCGTCGGTGCCCACGTTTTCGACCTTGCCGGTGAGTTTCTTGATCGACGTGCCTGAATCCTCATCGGTGCTGCCGAGGTAGCGGACGAACATCGTTTCCTTGGCGACCCAGTCCACGCCGTCGTCGATCGCCGCGATCCGACGAGCGTCTTCGGTCTTGGGCGGAAGCGCTACGACGGGCGTGTCGGGGAGCGTGTAGGTGTCTTCCTTGGCACCGCCCTCGTCGTCGACGGCCGGGACGAGGCTGAGCATGCCGGCATCCGCGACGACCGCCTCGGCCGGCCGGTTGTACGCGCCGCTGGACATGATGACCAACGCCGTCACCGTGCAGACGATGATCGTGTCGATCAACGGCTCGAGTCCGGCGACCACGCCCTCGCGGACCGGCTCGTCGGTCTTGGCCGCAGAGTGGGCGATCGGCGCGCTGCCTTGACCGGCCTCGCTACTGAACAACGCTCGTTTGACGCCCCAGAGGAAAGCGTACCCGAAGCTACCGCCGATGAACGCGCCCGACGCGGATTGCTCTTCCAGCCCAAGGCCCGCCTTCACGATCGTCGCGAGCATGCTCGGCACGTCACCGATGTTCAGGACCAGCACATACAGCCCGGCGATCAGGTACACGACACACATGAACGGCACGATGATCGACGCGACCCGGCCGATGACCTTGATGCCGCCGATGATGACCACCGCAACGACGACCGCGAGGATCACGCCGCTGTAAAGCTGGTTGACCCCAAAGTAGTCGCGCGTGGTGTTGGCCACGTTCCACGCCTGGAACATGTTGCCGCCGGTGATGGCCGAGATGATGAGCGTGACGACGAAGATGCCGCCGATGATGGTGCCGAGCGGCTTGAGGCCCATCTTGGCAAACCCCTGCTGCGCGACGAACATCGGTCCGCCGTGCGGGTTGGATGGGTTCTCGGTGTTTCGGTAGAGCATGGACTGCGTGACTTCGGTCATCTTCAGCGCCATGCCGAGGATGCCGATCACCCACATCCAGAACACGGCTCCCGGTCCGCCAAGTGCCACGGCCACCGCGACGCCGGCGATGTTCCCCAAGCCGACCGTCGCGCTCAGCGCCGTCGAAAGCGCCTGGAAGTGGTTGATCGCGCCGGGATCACCCTTGTCGTCGTACTTGCCACGAATGACGGCAGCCCCGTGCGTGATGGCCCGGTACTGTCCGAACGCGGTCCAGATCGTGAAGAGCAAGCCGGTCCCGAGCAGTGCGAAGAGCACGTACTCGTGGAAGAGATAGCCGTTGACTTCGTTGACGAAAGCTTCGATTTGTTCCATGAGGTCGGTGCGGGCGGGTGTTGCGGAGCAGCGTCGCGATGGCCACGAATAGCTAAGCGGCCGACACCGAATGATCGGGGTCGGCCGCGAATGTGCAAGTCAATCTGGTTTTGGGCGTCGGATTACCGCTGCAAAGGCATCGGCAAAACCGTGATCTCACCCATGCCGTCGAGTTGTGGCTTGAGAACCTCGGCCGGGCCGACCATCACGATCGTGAACTTCTCCGGATCGACATGCGTCCGCATCACCCGCTGCACGTCTTCGAGCGTGACGGCGTTAACCTTCCGCGGAAGAGTGTCGTAGTAGTCGATCGGGTAGCCGTTGAGCTCGATCGTGACCCGACGGCCGGCCTGCTGGCCAATCGTCTGGGTCTGCATGACCATGAAGCCGGAGACAATCTGCTGGGCTTCTTCGAGCTCATCGGTCGTCACCGGCTCGTCGATCATCTTCTGGAGCACCTCGAACGAACTGGTGATCGCCTCCGCCGCGGTCTCGGGCCTGGTTGCAACGCTCACGGCGAAACGGCCGTCGATCCGGCCCGGATTGAAGAACGCCGACGCGCCATAGGTCAGCCCCTTCTCGGCACGCAGATAC carries:
- a CDS encoding GreA/GreB family elongation factor, translated to MQYVSTEEKQKLEQKLEAMRVAKIEVQERIRAAAALGDLSENAEYHFAKEENRKVEKEMLELEEKIKNVAVVNADDVPEDMVFLGHTVRLMDLDDETETLVRIVGEMDGPDEDDEVLVVSSSSPMAEALLKQKVGDKVKVDAPAGTMEFEIMEIL
- the atpC gene encoding ATP synthase F1 subunit epsilon; this encodes MAADSKHCRLIIVTPEAEVFDAEVRGVILPAHDGQYGVLGNHAPFLIEIGAGSLEIEGTDGSKQSYYVEGGVAQMKDNKLTVLTDDAMTPDKIDRDKTNADLASAIAVEATSDEEQKLKETRMKRARAKLALVGI
- a CDS encoding amino acid carrier protein, with the translated sequence MEQIEAFVNEVNGYLFHEYVLFALLGTGLLFTIWTAFGQYRAITHGAAVIRGKYDDKGDPGAINHFQALSTALSATVGLGNIAGVAVAVALGGPGAVFWMWVIGILGMALKMTEVTQSMLYRNTENPSNPHGGPMFVAQQGFAKMGLKPLGTIIGGIFVVTLIISAITGGNMFQAWNVANTTRDYFGVNQLYSGVILAVVVAVVIIGGIKVIGRVASIIVPFMCVVYLIAGLYVLVLNIGDVPSMLATIVKAGLGLEEQSASGAFIGGSFGYAFLWGVKRALFSSEAGQGSAPIAHSAAKTDEPVREGVVAGLEPLIDTIIVCTVTALVIMSSGAYNRPAEAVVADAGMLSLVPAVDDEGGAKEDTYTLPDTPVVALPPKTEDARRIAAIDDGVDWVAKETMFVRYLGSTDEDSGTSIKKLTGKVENVGTDDVPELVVKWGEISSDIPPTLVVVDGVPDTGIYGDYAGSSLTAHAFDRVQPGLGKWLVSIAIWLFAISTMISWSYYGEQGVIWVVDAIAGSDTAGRSMQPYFVYPYKLIYCIIIAVTCIPNLITTDIELDMWTSLGLGVMLVVNIPLMWVFAPQAMKAYHNYIGRLKRGELDSHENPKLSDVVSGHDVE